A genomic region of Erythrobacter sp. SCSIO 43205 contains the following coding sequences:
- the glmU gene encoding bifunctional UDP-N-acetylglucosamine diphosphorylase/glucosamine-1-phosphate N-acetyltransferase GlmU, producing the protein MTDFAAIILAAGKGTRMKSDLHKVLHPIAGKPMLMHILDEFETLSPKKTVVVVGDRREQIDAAIEGRDVVTALQDPQHGTAHAALQAKPALEGFSGHVLVTFGDVPMVRAATVERLLSALTSGAKVAVLGFKPDDALAYGRIIADDDGTVRKMVEFKDATEREKKTRLCNSGLIVAHSDDMWPLLEAVDNDNAQGEFYLPDVATGAIARGDKVVVIECEPNEVAGINSRVELAEAEQRWQAARRVQAMDEGATLKAPDTVFFSHDTKLGRDVTIDPHVVFGPGVSIADGVHIKAYTHLEGATLEKGAQAGPFARLRPGAVMEEGSFIGNFVEMKKATLGPGAKASHLSYIGDATVGKDANIGAGTITCNYDGYFKYQTVIGERAFIGSNSALIAPVTIGADAIVAAGSAVSRDVGAGDLRMVRAEQLVKQGWADRFHDAMKKKKAAQKDGTKKS; encoded by the coding sequence ATGACAGACTTTGCCGCCATCATCCTTGCCGCTGGTAAGGGCACGCGCATGAAAAGCGATCTGCATAAGGTGCTGCACCCGATCGCGGGTAAGCCGATGTTGATGCACATTCTGGATGAGTTCGAAACGCTCTCGCCTAAGAAAACCGTGGTGGTGGTTGGCGACCGGCGCGAGCAGATTGATGCGGCGATTGAAGGCCGTGACGTCGTGACAGCGCTGCAAGACCCGCAGCACGGGACCGCACACGCAGCGCTTCAGGCGAAACCTGCGCTTGAAGGTTTCAGCGGCCATGTGCTGGTGACCTTTGGCGATGTGCCAATGGTGCGCGCTGCGACGGTTGAAAGGCTTCTGAGCGCGCTGACAAGCGGGGCGAAGGTCGCGGTGCTTGGCTTCAAGCCCGACGATGCGCTCGCCTATGGCCGCATTATCGCCGATGATGATGGCACCGTGCGCAAAATGGTCGAGTTCAAAGACGCGACCGAACGCGAGAAGAAAACGCGCCTGTGCAATTCAGGTCTGATTGTCGCGCATTCGGACGATATGTGGCCGCTTTTGGAAGCGGTCGATAACGACAATGCGCAAGGCGAATTCTACCTCCCCGATGTCGCGACGGGCGCGATTGCTCGCGGTGACAAGGTGGTGGTGATCGAATGTGAGCCCAATGAGGTGGCTGGGATCAATAGCCGCGTTGAACTGGCCGAGGCTGAGCAACGCTGGCAAGCCGCACGCCGGGTGCAGGCAATGGATGAGGGCGCGACCCTCAAAGCGCCTGACACCGTGTTTTTCAGCCATGACACAAAACTAGGCCGCGATGTCACCATTGACCCACACGTGGTCTTTGGGCCCGGCGTGAGCATTGCGGATGGCGTGCACATCAAAGCTTACACTCACCTCGAAGGCGCAACCCTTGAAAAAGGTGCGCAAGCTGGTCCTTTCGCGCGTCTTCGCCCCGGTGCGGTGATGGAAGAGGGCAGCTTCATCGGCAATTTCGTCGAGATGAAAAAGGCAACGCTTGGCCCCGGCGCCAAAGCCAGCCACCTTTCCTACATCGGCGATGCAACCGTTGGAAAAGACGCCAATATCGGCGCTGGCACGATCACCTGCAATTACGATGGATATTTCAAATATCAGACCGTCATCGGAGAGCGCGCCTTTATCGGTTCCAACTCGGCCTTGATCGCGCCGGTCACGATTGGCGCTGATGCTATTGTCGCCGCGGGCAGCGCGGTTAGCCGGGACGTTGGCGCAGGCGATCTTCGCATGGTGCGCGCCGAGCAGCTCGTCAAACAAGGCTGGGCCGACCGCTTCCACGATGCGATGAAAAAGAAGAAGGCCGCCCAGAAAGACGGCACCAAGAAAAGCTGA
- a CDS encoding HAD family hydrolase yields the protein MTNFPFDAVGFDLDGTLVDSFRDLGEAVNHALELGGFDKVPVDSSKDLIGGGAKIMLSKAVDAQGGLPADEFKVLYKKMLAFYSENNAVHTRPYPHAREVVAELTARGVKVIVVTNKFEEFARSILTQIDFIEPFEGVIGGNSLGKGPDGQFLAKPHPDPILKAREICGGGAFAFVGDSTYDVKAAKAAGVPVVGAAYGYCDKPPHELGADAVIDSLNGLIAALETL from the coding sequence ATGACCAATTTTCCCTTTGATGCCGTCGGTTTTGACCTTGATGGCACCCTTGTCGACAGCTTTCGCGACCTTGGCGAAGCAGTGAACCACGCGCTTGAGCTTGGCGGGTTTGATAAAGTGCCGGTGGACAGCTCCAAGGATCTGATCGGCGGCGGCGCGAAAATCATGCTCTCTAAGGCGGTGGACGCGCAAGGGGGCCTGCCTGCGGATGAATTCAAGGTGCTCTATAAAAAGATGCTGGCCTTTTATTCCGAAAACAATGCGGTCCACACACGGCCTTACCCCCATGCGCGCGAGGTGGTGGCAGAGCTCACGGCTCGCGGGGTCAAAGTCATCGTGGTCACCAACAAGTTTGAAGAGTTTGCCCGCTCAATCCTGACGCAAATCGACTTTATCGAACCGTTTGAGGGCGTGATCGGCGGCAATTCACTTGGCAAGGGGCCCGATGGCCAATTCCTTGCCAAACCCCACCCCGATCCCATCCTCAAAGCGCGCGAAATCTGCGGCGGCGGCGCTTTCGCTTTTGTCGGTGACAGCACCTATGATGTGAAAGCCGCCAAGGCAGCCGGTGTTCCTGTGGTCGGTGCAGCTTATGGATATTGCGACAAGCCTCCGCACGAGCTTGGCGCAGATGCGGTGATTGATTCGCTCAATGGGCTTATTGCAGCCCTTGAAACGCTTTAA
- a CDS encoding SDR family NAD(P)-dependent oxidoreductase produces MSIDFKDKVAIVTGAGGGLGREYALELARRGAKVVVNDLGGARDGTGHSDMALEVVKEIEAMGGEAMSNGGSVTEYDQMEKMVADAKEKWGRIDILINNAGVLRDKTFAKMTPDDFEFVLKVHLTGSAFVTKACWETFREQGYGRILMTASSTGLFGNFGQANYGAAKLGLAGLTKTLQLEGAKYNIRVNSLSPVAGTRMTEDLFPEEAFKLFDPVNVVPAALYLVSEDAPTNAIVGAGAGGFHSSWVVMNDAVWLPDGERTVEGFAANWDKISDFSNLAAPQSGAEQSANILKAMQKVTGTGPSSARG; encoded by the coding sequence ATGAGCATCGATTTCAAAGATAAGGTTGCTATCGTCACTGGCGCAGGCGGCGGTCTGGGCCGCGAATACGCGCTTGAGCTTGCCCGTCGCGGCGCGAAAGTCGTCGTCAACGACCTCGGCGGTGCGCGCGATGGCACAGGCCACTCTGACATGGCCCTTGAAGTCGTCAAAGAAATCGAAGCCATGGGCGGCGAAGCCATGTCGAACGGCGGCAGCGTCACCGAATACGACCAGATGGAAAAAATGGTTGCCGACGCTAAGGAAAAGTGGGGCCGCATCGACATCCTGATCAACAACGCTGGCGTCCTTCGCGACAAGACCTTCGCCAAGATGACCCCGGATGATTTCGAGTTCGTGCTTAAGGTTCACCTGACGGGTTCCGCTTTCGTCACCAAGGCGTGCTGGGAAACCTTCCGCGAGCAAGGCTATGGCCGCATCCTGATGACGGCATCTTCAACGGGTCTGTTCGGCAACTTTGGTCAAGCCAACTATGGCGCGGCCAAGCTCGGCCTTGCCGGCCTTACCAAGACGCTGCAACTCGAAGGCGCGAAGTACAACATTCGCGTGAACTCATTGTCGCCGGTGGCTGGCACGCGCATGACCGAAGACCTCTTCCCTGAAGAAGCGTTCAAACTGTTCGACCCGGTAAACGTTGTTCCAGCCGCACTCTACCTCGTGAGCGAAGACGCACCAACCAATGCCATCGTCGGCGCTGGCGCTGGTGGTTTCCACTCTTCATGGGTGGTGATGAACGATGCTGTCTGGCTTCCCGATGGCGAGCGCACTGTCGAAGGGTTTGCGGCCAACTGGGACAAGATCAGCGATTTCAGCAATTTGGCAGCCCCACAATCGGGCGCTGAGCAGTCGGCGAATATCCTCAAAGCGATGCAAAAGGTCACCGGCACGGGCCCGTCCAGCGCGCGCGGGTAA
- a CDS encoding DUF2794 domain-containing protein, with translation MSANFGSGSGQSVGGQIVAFPGGKHQGQVGFDREELTRILDLYGRMVAGGQWRDYAMDFDARAATFAAFRRAAERPQARIEKRPSLRNKQGMYTLFGEHGQILKRGSDLANVLAPIERRLLKAVEE, from the coding sequence ATGAGTGCCAATTTTGGTTCCGGCTCAGGGCAAAGTGTTGGTGGTCAGATTGTCGCATTTCCCGGCGGTAAGCACCAGGGCCAGGTGGGCTTTGATCGCGAGGAATTGACCCGCATCCTTGACCTTTATGGCCGCATGGTCGCAGGCGGGCAGTGGCGCGATTACGCGATGGATTTCGATGCACGCGCCGCAACCTTCGCCGCATTTCGCCGCGCTGCCGAACGCCCTCAGGCCCGCATTGAAAAGCGCCCTTCGCTGCGCAACAAGCAAGGGATGTACACCCTCTTCGGCGAGCACGGCCAGATATTGAAACGCGGCTCAGACCTTGCCAACGTCCTCGCTCCGATAGAGCGGCGCTTGTTGAAGGCGGTTGAGGAATAG
- the epsC gene encoding serine O-acetyltransferase EpsC, whose amino-acid sequence MFTKLKAYLDSVKARDPAPRSRWEVLFYPGVLALGMHRIAHWLFEAKLFLLARFVNNLSRFLTAIDIHPGATIGKNFFIDHGFTVIGETAEIGDNVTIYQCVTLGGTNPTNGKGGKRHPTIKDNVIIGSGAQVIGPITVGERARIGANAVVMEEVPAGATMVAMKARSTLVPAEEWIKEFIPYGTPLAIECEDADGNKIDCIEKLESELATMKAEIAALKAASTSAGAAGTAAQGSFDLDQKSGTAD is encoded by the coding sequence ATGTTCACAAAGCTCAAAGCCTATCTGGACTCAGTCAAGGCAAGAGATCCCGCACCGCGTTCGCGTTGGGAAGTGCTGTTTTATCCCGGCGTTCTGGCGCTTGGAATGCACCGGATTGCCCATTGGCTGTTTGAAGCAAAGCTGTTTTTGCTCGCGCGGTTTGTGAACAATCTGAGCCGTTTTTTAACCGCGATCGACATTCACCCCGGCGCGACCATCGGCAAGAATTTCTTCATCGACCACGGCTTTACGGTGATCGGAGAAACGGCTGAGATCGGCGACAATGTCACGATTTATCAGTGCGTTACACTTGGCGGGACCAATCCCACCAATGGTAAAGGCGGTAAACGTCACCCGACGATCAAGGACAATGTCATTATCGGTTCGGGCGCGCAGGTGATTGGCCCGATTACCGTTGGCGAACGCGCGCGCATCGGCGCAAATGCCGTCGTGATGGAAGAGGTGCCAGCGGGCGCAACCATGGTCGCAATGAAAGCGCGCTCAACGCTTGTGCCAGCCGAAGAATGGATCAAGGAGTTCATCCCCTACGGCACCCCTCTTGCAATCGAATGTGAGGATGCCGACGGCAATAAGATCGACTGCATCGAGAAACTCGAAAGCGAGCTTGCCACGATGAAAGCCGAGATCGCAGCACTCAAAGCCGCGAGCACATCTGCGGGAGCGGCGGGTACAGCGGCTCAGGGCAGCTTCGACCTCGACCAGAAAAGTGGAACCGCTGACTGA
- a CDS encoding ATPase, giving the protein MAEATNPPSQIALPLVVEARGGAQRIVVGNANEAVIEALREPSRWPFRTAVLTGPPRSGKSLLGRWAAGQGIDVVDGADRMEEADVFHRWNSVQDGGSKAGTPLLLIADETPWDVTLPDLKSRLGGSLQLAIGEPDDVMAAQLIEAFAQDRALTLGQGAADYLVPRTRRSFADLERLVATIDRISLERASPATMSVWRAALEALHGPPQRKLL; this is encoded by the coding sequence ATGGCTGAGGCGACCAATCCCCCTTCCCAGATTGCACTGCCGCTTGTGGTCGAGGCGCGCGGCGGGGCGCAGCGAATTGTGGTGGGCAACGCCAATGAGGCGGTGATTGAGGCACTGCGCGAGCCATCACGCTGGCCATTTCGCACCGCTGTCCTTACCGGGCCGCCACGGTCGGGCAAATCATTGCTTGGCCGGTGGGCTGCGGGGCAAGGGATCGACGTTGTCGATGGCGCTGACCGGATGGAGGAGGCTGATGTCTTTCACCGCTGGAATTCGGTGCAGGATGGCGGATCAAAGGCGGGCACTCCGCTGCTTTTGATTGCGGATGAAACGCCGTGGGATGTGACGCTGCCTGACCTTAAATCGCGCCTTGGCGGATCGCTGCAACTCGCGATTGGTGAGCCCGATGATGTGATGGCAGCGCAATTGATCGAGGCATTTGCTCAAGACCGCGCGCTCACGTTGGGGCAAGGGGCGGCCGATTATCTCGTCCCGCGCACAAGGCGAAGCTTTGCCGATCTTGAACGATTGGTCGCGACGATTGACCGGATAAGCCTTGAACGAGCCTCACCTGCTACCATGTCTGTCTGGCGCGCGGCACTCGAAGCTCTGCATGGCCCGCCACAGCGTAAGCTATTGTAG
- a CDS encoding heavy-metal-associated domain-containing protein — protein sequence MVAIPYPSGPSLRAPFRARWLLASVFALVLLAGGYALVLAQVSGDRGIAPTASSTDIEVRGIEVDVTGDNAEDARSKGWKEAARKAWAKAGGPAVSDGQLNGLVSAIVIQRERLGPKRYVATLGVTFDRQRAGRYLGGARAARASAPMLLIPVTVSGGTYTTFEVRNPWQRAWAEFNPGTSRIDYVRPTGAGGDSLLLNYGQAGRRSRAWWRLTLDQYGAADALVAIAKLDHQFPGGPIKGTFTARYGPDSTLLESFSLNASGPGELSEMLGQAVDRIDRIYEQALADGKLQPDPTLRLGGSGEVDPAIARLIEIGRAVRARNAAQEAAANATITPEAVIEGPETPAPAPIAVRQITVQFATPDPGSFDASLIAVRQVPGVQGVAVTSTAMGGTSVMQASFAGDVATLAAALRARGFNVREGANALAISR from the coding sequence ATGGTGGCAATACCGTACCCTTCTGGCCCAAGTTTGAGAGCCCCGTTTCGCGCCCGCTGGCTGCTGGCGAGCGTGTTTGCGCTTGTGCTGCTTGCAGGCGGCTATGCGCTTGTCTTGGCACAGGTTTCGGGTGATCGCGGGATTGCGCCGACGGCGTCGAGCACGGACATCGAAGTGCGCGGGATCGAAGTGGATGTCACCGGCGACAATGCCGAAGACGCGCGCAGCAAAGGGTGGAAAGAGGCGGCCCGCAAAGCATGGGCAAAGGCAGGCGGTCCTGCTGTTTCAGACGGGCAATTGAACGGCCTTGTCTCTGCCATCGTGATTCAGCGCGAACGATTGGGGCCCAAACGCTATGTTGCAACGCTTGGTGTCACCTTTGATCGCCAGCGCGCCGGACGGTATCTGGGCGGTGCACGGGCCGCGCGCGCCTCTGCGCCCATGCTGCTCATCCCGGTGACGGTGAGCGGGGGGACTTACACGACATTTGAAGTGCGCAATCCGTGGCAGCGCGCCTGGGCTGAATTCAATCCGGGGACGAGCCGGATCGATTATGTGCGGCCCACTGGCGCTGGCGGCGATTCGCTGCTGCTCAATTACGGGCAAGCCGGGCGGCGCAGCCGTGCATGGTGGCGATTGACGCTCGACCAATATGGTGCAGCGGACGCACTTGTCGCGATTGCAAAGCTTGATCACCAATTTCCCGGCGGGCCGATCAAGGGAACGTTCACCGCGCGCTATGGCCCGGACAGCACCTTGCTTGAAAGCTTTAGTCTAAACGCAAGCGGTCCCGGTGAGCTTTCTGAAATGCTCGGCCAGGCGGTTGACCGGATTGACCGGATTTACGAACAGGCGCTGGCCGATGGCAAGCTGCAGCCCGATCCCACTTTGCGCCTTGGCGGTTCTGGCGAAGTGGACCCCGCAATTGCTCGCCTTATCGAAATTGGCCGAGCGGTAAGGGCGCGCAATGCAGCGCAGGAAGCGGCTGCCAATGCGACCATCACGCCCGAAGCGGTTATCGAAGGGCCCGAAACACCTGCTCCCGCGCCCATTGCCGTGCGCCAGATCACCGTGCAATTCGCAACGCCTGATCCCGGCAGCTTCGATGCGAGCCTGATTGCCGTGCGCCAGGTGCCGGGCGTTCAAGGCGTCGCTGTGACCAGTACCGCGATGGGTGGCACTTCGGTGATGCAAGCCAGCTTTGCCGGCGATGTCGCAACGCTTGCTGCTGCCTTGCGGGCGCGCGGGTTTAATGTGCGTGAGGGCGCAAACGCGCTCGCGATCAGCCGTTAA
- the purM gene encoding phosphoribosylformylglycinamidine cyclo-ligase: MDGKNSPYTYAQAGVSIEAGNALVKAIAPLAKATARPGATSELGGFGGFFDPKAAGYEDPLLVAANDGVGTKLKLAIDYDRHDSVGVDLVAMCVNDLIVQGAEPLFFLDYFATGKLENGIAERVVAGIADGCKQAGCALIGGETAEMPGMYADGDYDLAGFCVGAVERGEQLTGEKVAAGDVLIGLASSGVHSNGYSLVRRLAEDKGWKLGRPALFDPDRLLIDALIEPTRIYVASLLPLIRDGLVHGLAHITGGGLLENIPRILPDGAHAKVNADLWEQPRLMAFLQAQGAIEPEEMARTFNCGVGMVLAVAEDEVTNVTKRLEDAGETVVQVGRIEAGTRGCTVRGSQGIWGGREDWEATHLG, translated from the coding sequence ATGGACGGTAAAAACTCACCCTACACCTACGCCCAAGCAGGCGTGTCTATCGAAGCGGGCAATGCTCTGGTCAAGGCCATCGCCCCTCTCGCCAAAGCAACCGCGCGCCCCGGCGCGACGAGCGAGCTTGGCGGGTTTGGCGGCTTTTTCGATCCCAAGGCGGCGGGGTATGAAGACCCGCTTTTGGTCGCCGCCAATGATGGCGTTGGTACGAAGCTGAAACTGGCAATCGATTATGACCGGCACGACAGCGTCGGCGTTGATTTGGTCGCAATGTGTGTGAATGACTTGATCGTTCAGGGCGCGGAGCCGCTGTTTTTCCTCGACTATTTCGCGACCGGAAAGCTTGAAAACGGCATCGCCGAGCGCGTTGTCGCAGGCATCGCCGATGGCTGCAAACAGGCCGGATGCGCTCTCATCGGCGGCGAGACGGCGGAAATGCCGGGTATGTATGCGGATGGCGATTACGACTTGGCCGGGTTTTGCGTTGGCGCGGTGGAGCGCGGCGAACAGCTGACCGGAGAAAAAGTGGCTGCGGGCGATGTGCTGATTGGTCTTGCGAGCTCTGGCGTGCACTCCAACGGCTATTCACTGGTGCGGCGACTCGCTGAGGATAAGGGTTGGAAACTGGGGCGCCCTGCCCTGTTCGATCCGGATCGCTTGCTGATTGATGCTTTGATTGAACCGACGCGCATATATGTGGCGAGCCTTCTGCCGTTGATCCGCGACGGGTTAGTGCATGGACTTGCACATATCACTGGCGGCGGGCTTCTTGAAAACATCCCGCGTATTTTGCCCGACGGTGCCCATGCCAAGGTCAATGCAGACCTGTGGGAACAGCCGCGTCTAATGGCCTTTTTGCAGGCTCAAGGAGCGATTGAGCCTGAAGAAATGGCGCGCACCTTCAACTGCGGGGTCGGCATGGTTCTGGCCGTGGCCGAGGATGAAGTCACCAATGTGACCAAGCGCCTTGAGGACGCGGGCGAAACCGTTGTGCAAGTTGGCCGGATCGAGGCAGGCACACGAGGTTGCACCGTTCGCGGCAGCCAAGGCATTTGGGGCGGGCGCGAGGATTGGGAGGCCACCCACCTTGGCTAG
- the purN gene encoding phosphoribosylglycinamide formyltransferase: protein MASATRAKIAVFISGSGTNMAALLYASRLEGAAYEIVLVASNVEGADGLKLAETEGVATFTHSHKGITREEQDAAMEEAAIKAGADYIVLAGYMRILSQGFVERWEGRMLNIHPSLLPKYKGLDTFARAIEAGDSHAGSSVHIVTHELDAGEVLAQVKVAIAPDDTPDTLAARVKIAEHQLYPRAVADYVSRGSDPEYLYAKVSKLALALPETHEKTSHGSPGFRVGTEKSGKFFAHFSQMHHGSQHIALLVKTGSMDELLTLVESQPEVYYKPDYYGASGWIGVILNRPGVDWDHVQDWLMRSWRAVAPARLTKLHDAANMF, encoded by the coding sequence TTGGCTAGCGCCACCCGCGCCAAGATTGCCGTTTTCATATCGGGCTCAGGCACGAACATGGCCGCGCTCCTTTATGCCAGTCGGCTGGAAGGCGCTGCGTATGAAATTGTGCTTGTCGCAAGCAATGTCGAAGGCGCCGACGGACTCAAACTGGCCGAGACGGAGGGGGTTGCGACCTTCACCCATTCGCACAAGGGTATCACCCGCGAAGAGCAGGACGCAGCGATGGAAGAAGCCGCCATCAAAGCGGGGGCGGATTACATCGTGCTCGCAGGCTATATGCGCATTCTCTCACAAGGGTTTGTCGAACGATGGGAGGGCCGGATGCTTAATATCCACCCCTCCTTGCTGCCCAAATACAAGGGGCTTGATACCTTCGCGCGCGCTATCGAAGCGGGCGACAGCCACGCAGGATCAAGCGTCCATATCGTCACCCATGAACTCGATGCAGGCGAGGTTCTGGCGCAGGTCAAAGTCGCGATTGCCCCCGATGACACCCCCGACACTCTGGCCGCGCGGGTCAAGATTGCCGAACACCAGCTCTATCCACGCGCGGTTGCCGATTATGTGAGCCGGGGAAGCGATCCCGAGTATCTTTACGCTAAGGTGAGCAAACTTGCCCTTGCCTTGCCCGAAACCCACGAGAAGACCAGCCACGGCTCACCCGGCTTTCGCGTCGGGACTGAAAAATCCGGCAAATTCTTTGCCCATTTCAGTCAGATGCACCACGGATCGCAGCATATCGCGCTCTTGGTCAAGACCGGCAGTATGGATGAACTGCTCACCCTCGTCGAAAGCCAGCCGGAGGTTTACTATAAGCCCGATTACTATGGCGCGAGCGGTTGGATTGGCGTAATTCTTAACCGTCCTGGCGTAGATTGGGACCATGTTCAGGACTGGCTGATGCGCAGTTGGCGCGCGGTCGCTCCTGCTCGCTTGACCAAATTGCACGACGCAGCGAATATGTTTTGA
- a CDS encoding sulfotransferase: MATKWKIPAREHLLSRGPMAQKANDFLSRAWQRGWLPAPPLSPDALWDSVAKGSSDPVLCENGGRTGDEVKDFRLRLAALCGSINAEADLNSLGQAMAYGQLTRVIKNRLALGLLWHARPALLDTRLAAPIIVIGHMRSGTTRIHKLLASDPAHSHTRYQDAYHPVPAKLGINRVRSALDLAMLGALNPWLQSIHPMGPKEVEEELAWISAALHHSIYESQWHIPSYSAFSEARDPAPIYSEFARILRTDAATRGIAHLPRVMKVPAFSEDLPALLAEFPDARLVIATRDREAVLKSAVSLCANQMAVQSDTCDVARITSLWEHKIAMRDKRMAKALAGWNGPIAQLHFDELNNDWEAAIRRCYAHLDLPLKDEALAAMRKAMASSSKSPHQAHSEQLQRFAQQG; the protein is encoded by the coding sequence ATGGCCACGAAGTGGAAAATCCCGGCACGCGAACACCTGCTTTCTCGCGGGCCCATGGCGCAAAAGGCCAATGATTTCCTTAGCCGCGCGTGGCAACGCGGTTGGTTGCCAGCACCGCCCCTTTCACCCGATGCGCTGTGGGACAGCGTTGCAAAGGGTTCCTCGGACCCGGTGCTGTGTGAAAATGGCGGGCGAACCGGCGATGAGGTGAAGGATTTCAGGCTCCGCCTTGCCGCGCTGTGCGGCTCTATCAATGCTGAGGCAGACCTCAATTCGCTTGGGCAAGCGATGGCCTATGGCCAGCTGACGCGCGTTATCAAGAACCGCCTTGCGCTTGGCCTTCTCTGGCACGCCCGGCCCGCACTGCTCGACACCAGGCTTGCTGCGCCGATCATCGTTATCGGTCATATGCGAAGCGGCACAACGCGTATTCACAAACTTCTTGCCAGCGACCCGGCTCATTCGCACACCCGTTATCAGGATGCGTATCATCCCGTGCCCGCGAAGCTGGGTATCAATCGGGTGCGCTCGGCGCTTGATCTGGCAATGCTGGGCGCGCTCAATCCGTGGCTTCAATCCATCCACCCGATGGGGCCCAAAGAAGTTGAAGAGGAACTGGCGTGGATTTCAGCCGCGCTGCACCATTCCATTTACGAATCGCAGTGGCACATTCCATCCTACTCTGCGTTCAGCGAGGCGCGCGACCCCGCACCGATTTACAGCGAGTTTGCGCGTATCCTTCGCACCGATGCGGCAACGCGCGGAATTGCGCATTTGCCACGGGTGATGAAAGTGCCCGCCTTTAGCGAAGACCTGCCTGCGCTGCTTGCCGAGTTTCCAGACGCACGGCTGGTGATTGCGACAAGGGACCGCGAAGCTGTGCTTAAAAGCGCGGTTTCGCTGTGCGCCAATCAGATGGCAGTGCAGTCTGACACTTGCGATGTTGCGCGCATCACGTCGCTTTGGGAGCACAAGATCGCCATGCGCGACAAACGGATGGCAAAGGCGCTGGCAGGCTGGAATGGCCCCATCGCGCAGCTCCATTTTGATGAGCTCAACAATGATTGGGAAGCCGCGATCAGGCGGTGCTATGCCCATCTCGATCTGCCGCTGAAAGACGAGGCTCTGGCTGCGATGCGCAAAGCAATGGCCAGCAGTTCAAAAAGCCCGCACCAAGCGCATTCAGAGCAGTTGCAACGCTTCGCCCAGCAAGGCTGA
- the ndk gene encoding nucleoside-diphosphate kinase: MAVTRTFSIIKPDATKRNLTGAVTAKLEEAGLRVVASKRIHMSREQAEGFYAVHKERPFFGELVDFMISEPVVVQVLEGEDAVKRNRDVMGATNPAEAEEGTIRKEFALSIGENSVHGSDSEENAAIEIAYFFNDDEIVG; the protein is encoded by the coding sequence ATGGCGGTCACCCGCACCTTTTCGATCATCAAGCCCGATGCCACCAAGCGCAACCTCACTGGCGCTGTCACCGCCAAGCTCGAAGAAGCTGGCCTTCGCGTTGTTGCATCCAAGCGCATCCACATGAGCCGCGAGCAGGCCGAAGGCTTCTACGCTGTGCACAAAGAGCGCCCCTTCTTCGGTGAACTCGTCGATTTCATGATCAGCGAGCCAGTGGTTGTTCAGGTTCTCGAAGGCGAAGACGCCGTCAAGCGCAACCGCGACGTGATGGGCGCAACCAACCCAGCCGAAGCTGAAGAAGGCACAATCCGCAAGGAATTTGCGCTGTCGATCGGTGAAAACTCGGTCCACGGTTCGGACAGCGAAGAAAACGCTGCGATTGAAATCGCTTACTTCTTCAACGACGACGAAATCGTCGGCTGA
- a CDS encoding DNA polymerase III subunit chi, giving the protein MKVDFWQLSRDPVEKVVALIAGRVLDGGDRLLVVSKSPEQREAISKALWKAGPETFLANGEAGAAGAGDQPILLSDAPKPTNKASHVIYADGEYREADGFARAFLLFDDDTVEAARGTWRSLDGKEPLERSFFRQDGGKWVKVA; this is encoded by the coding sequence ATGAAAGTCGATTTCTGGCAACTCTCGCGCGATCCGGTTGAAAAGGTCGTTGCGCTCATCGCAGGGCGCGTGCTTGACGGTGGCGACCGCCTGCTCGTCGTCAGCAAATCCCCTGAACAACGTGAAGCCATTTCCAAGGCGCTTTGGAAGGCAGGCCCGGAGACTTTTCTTGCCAATGGCGAAGCGGGCGCTGCGGGGGCAGGGGATCAACCCATCCTCCTTTCTGACGCACCGAAGCCCACCAACAAAGCAAGTCACGTGATCTACGCCGACGGCGAATATCGCGAGGCGGATGGCTTTGCCCGCGCCTTCCTGTTGTTCGATGACGACACGGTTGAGGCCGCGCGCGGCACCTGGCGCTCGCTCGACGGCAAGGAACCGCTCGAACGATCATTTTTTCGGCAGGACGGCGGCAAATGGGTTAAGGTCGCTTGA
- a CDS encoding DUF2256 domain-containing protein yields the protein MARMRKKRDLPSKICLTCGLPFTWRKKWERDWDNVKYCSERCKRSKNNA from the coding sequence ATGGCGCGGATGCGCAAGAAGAGAGACCTTCCGTCCAAGATCTGCCTCACTTGCGGGCTCCCATTCACATGGCGCAAGAAATGGGAGCGGGACTGGGACAATGTGAAGTATTGTTCCGAGCGGTGTAAGCGCTCCAAAAACAACGCCTAG